The Dasypus novemcinctus isolate mDasNov1 chromosome 13, mDasNov1.1.hap2, whole genome shotgun sequence genome segment tatatttcaataaaactgcttaataaataagtaattgtacaagaatagccagaaatagtagctatgtacagcagggaaagcataaagagattgagaggtgaagaattttcttgcttgtttgttgcttattattattgaaataaggaaaatgctctaatgatgattgaggtgataaatgcacaactatgtgattataccaaataccattgaattgtacgctttattaatgtgtatcaataaaattgatttgttaaaaaatgaaaataacccagatgtcaatcaactgatgaatggataaacaaaccatggtatacacacaagatggaatattattaagctgggagaagaaatgaagttgcaatgtatatgacaacatgggtgaaacttaaggacatgatgttgagtgaaatatgccagacacaaaaggacaaatattgtatgaattcactaacatgaactaaagaTAATGAacaatctcatggagttaataggtagaatgtaggttaccagaAGTTAGAACAAGGATAAAAAATAGGGAAGTGAGGTTTAATTTGTTCAGAAtttgtaataaggttgattgtcaatgtttggaaatggagagCGGTGATGATcacacattatagtgaatgtaattagcagcactaatGATAATGGTTGATAGGGAAAGTTAAGGTTgtatatgtcactagaaggaaagttaaaaggACGGACTGTATTGCATAGTGAACCCCCTTGGGGACAAtgagtgtggttaatagtacaaatctAAGAATGTTTTTCCATGGATCAggacaaatgtacattaatatcATAAGATGTTCATATTAGGGTGGTgtttgggcaaaaatacacctaaagcaaactatgaaCTGTAAAGAATAGTAATATATAGCTTtttccatcaattgtaaaaaaaaaaaaaaaaaaaagaattatgctaagtgaaaataaccagacacaaagtactacatattatttgaCCCCATCCatacaaaatgtaatatattaataaatttttagAGCTGGAACTAGATTAGAAATTATGtatggctggggaaggataggGGGATTGGCatgtgactgctaaggggtaggggtatttctttttagagtaatgaaaaggGTCTAATATTGGTTACAGTGAAGTGTGCAACTCTGTGAtctctgattatactaaaagccactgattgtacaccttggatgagACCCATTGTATGGTACATGAATATATCTCgataaaattgcttttttaaaaagtagattatACTGtcataaaagaaaatctaaaggTGGAGAAGGTTCAGCAGctcaaaaatataattaaagaCCCAAGCTCTATTTACCCTCCTATTCCATCATATTTCACTTTCTTGCCTGTTGTCTCATGGTAACAAGATATCTATCATAAGTCCTAGTATCACATCTGCATTCAAGACAGGAAGAAGGGGGTACCCTCTGTACCAATGATTTCCATCCCTTTTAAGACAAGAACCTGCAAACTTTCACTTATATTTCAAAGGCTAGAACTGTGCCAAGGGCTaccccttattttaaaaaaaattcccccaATAAACAAGTATCTCAATTTGCCAGTCTCTATAAAGGAAACACATAAGGAAGATGGAGACTGGGAATGCAAATTGGGCTAGTCAATCAACTATGACTACCACCATAAGATTTGGTCCAAATTTTATCTCTGAGATTGCTTAGTCCAATTCCCTTATTTTACAGAAGAAATTCGGTAGAAACTTGTAATATTTTGGGGTTTCCAGCATTCAACTTCCCACCCTCccaacatacacatacacatacacacttcCTTAAAGAATCCCAATCTCCCTTTTAGACAATTTTTATGGAAGGTAAAGCTAACTTCCCACTGCAGAAGCCAAGAGGCAAGATCCTCCTTCTCTCCATTTGAGAACAAGCCTCTTAGACAGAAACATGAGTTAGGATCAGCCAATCAGCTAGTTTACTTCCAGGATCTTGAATCttgaacaagagacacaagaatatGAGGTAAATAGGTCATTTATCACAAGTGACAGCAGCAGTATGGTGATCAAGCTTCCTGCTATCAGAACATGCTGTGGTTCTATGGTCTGACCCTCTACAGTTCCCCAGGTTCCTTCTCATTTCCAGCCTCCGATGAGTATGTGGGCCCTTGATATAGTACCGAGATACAACTATTAGTTATCTTCCCCAAAATCAAATCTTCCCTTGTTATTTAGAGACAATttaatttcatctctataaatttattaatatttagtttttATATAGATGGAGTCAATATGTACAggggaacagatatggctcaagtgcttgaacgtccacctcccacatgggaggtcctaggttcagttcccagtgcctcctgaaaaaacaaaaagcaaacaaacaaaaaaccaagtaaaacaaatgaaaaaaccaactcaggaaagacaatgtggctcagtggttgagcaccgttTTCCCACATaacaggtcccaggttcaatcacaagctcccagtacctcaaaaaaaaaacaacaaaaaaaagtattACAAACAAGAGACAAGAGCAtgagaaaatattctttacaTTCCTGAGAACAacataacaacaataacaaagaataaaatacaataaCCAATTAGATATGGTATAGTTAAAAATTCCTGTTTTATGGAAGaaaaaactaaggctcagagagtcACATGGCTTGAACAGAAGCAGAATATCTGTCTTCAGACCCAGTGCTTCACCAAGCTCCTGTCACAAGATAAAATGTTAACTAATCAATGATACACTATCATCTAATTAACTGTAAAATGAACAATGTAATACTGTTGTGACCTTGACCAAAGTGATGatttacatgaaaatattttgaaatctgtaAAGCGCTAGCGCTTCACGTACACCTGTTTTCACAGAAGAGGTTCAGACAGATCAAGTGAATTGCCCAAAATCACGGTGAATAGCAGAGTGACAAGACAATATCAATGGTACAAGGACAAGGATGGATAAAACTACTGGCACTTTGGCATTAATCAAAGCAGTGCCACCAAATTGTACTTGTAGTGGCTGTATTCTTCACCACCACATACTTgcagtaaaataaataaacaaataaataaataagccagtCTCAGTTAAgaatattctaaataaaatagaaattaattttacTAAATCTCAATCCTCAAAgacatgtctttttaatatttgtgCGGCAAACCAGGAAATACACATAAAGCACTTCTGTGTAGCAAAGTATGAAAATTGCCAAAAAGTATTCGTGTGATAGTTGAGTTGTGAGCTGACTTAGCCGCTTTTCTCAAGGAACATGAGTTTTCACTTCAAAGAACTGACAAATAACTATGGTTATCTGGCAcacattttcttgaaaatgaatgaagtgaGCCTGTCATTTTAAGTACAACAACTGACAGTATTTGCTACCAATTCAAGATTTCAACCAAAAATTGACATTTTAGAAAACATGATTGGCTAGTATTGATCATTGTGAATGAAGACAACTTCTAATACTTTTCTGATGAGATCAATAGTGTTATTAGTGACCATGTTTTTTTTGATATTATATATATCACGACACATTTGTTAACATTTGGAAAAGCTGTATAACTCAATGAACCAATATTTTTCAAACGACCATTGTATGATGTTACAAAATCAGGAAAGGATAaaagatccattcaaagtgtaagACAGACCACTGATAGATTTTAATATAAGGGTATGAAAAGTTCAttgatggggagcagatgtagctcagttgagCACCTATTTTCCAAGTATGAGGTccttaggttcaatccctggtacctcctaaaaaaaaaaaaaagttcattgacATGGTTTTCTGATTCCACATTGCAAatagcctttatttttattttttaaagatgtatttatttatttaattccccccccccccccccccccgttgtctgttctctgtgtctatttgctgcgtcttgtttctttgtccccttctgttgtcgtcagcggcacgggaagtgtgggcggcgccattcctgggcaggctgcactttcttttgtgctgggcagctctccttacagggtgcactccttgcgcgtggggctccctcacgcgggggacactcctgcgtggcagggcactccttgcgcgcatcagcactgcgcatgggccagctccacatgggtcaaggaggcccggggtttgaaccgcggacgtcccatgtggtagacggatgccctaactgctgggccaagtccgtttcctgcaAATAgcctttaagaaactaccacttgtcAGGTTTCAGTGTAGTTCAAGGAAAAATATATgcaattatctttaaaaatacttctTCCTTGTCCAACTACATATCTATGCGATGCTGAATTTTCTTCATACATTTCTACTGAAACAATGGATTACAACAGATTGAGTGCAGAAAGAACAATGAGAATATCTCCTATCAAGccagaaattaaggatattaaaagaaacataaaataccACTTTCTCACTAATATTTTGTTtcagaaaagttatttttcaagAGAAATATTCTGTTAACAtgtaatggttttatttttatttttaaatgaatggataacattttaaaatttcctttttaatgtctAATATCATATATCTATTACTTACCACAATCAATACTTATAACCTACTGGGATCCTCTTTGCGATCCATTACATTAAGATATAATGGAATCCTGCAACTAAAAACCTTTGAGGACTATTACTTACTACTTAGGACATTTGTAAGTACTAGAAGTAGAGGAGAGTCCTTCTGGAGAtggaaggtggggaggggggtttGTCCCACAGGGTTGCTACTGCCAGGCAAAGAAACCTGTAGAAAGGGATGTGGAGCAAACCACTCTAATCAGAGCTGAATGAGAGGCAGAGACAGAACTCAACCAGGCACTCAGTGCAGCTGATAGAGCAGAGAGCACTACAGCCAGCAAGAGCTACTGAGTCCTGActgaaaagggggggggggggtgcagttCACAATCACAAGAGCCACAGACTATAGCCAAGAATGCCATCACACAAAGAGCGCCCAGTGTACAAAGAACATCACCCCAGATCCCACAGACAGCCAAGGGAGCCTAGACACTTCCACAAAACTGATTGCCTGAGTCATATACACCCATCTCCATATCCAGAACACAATTTCAAGAAGAGTTAATGGGGAGAAATTCTCTGAGAACCTAAACATTTTTATATGAGAAAGATTAAACACCAACCAAAGAGACCAATTACAGAtttagttaaattttaaaacaggctGGACATTTAGATTAGTTTTTTCTTGGTAACCAATGAGTAAGTGCTCATGAAAGCAATCAGATCAGTCatagacaaaaataaattatattttttaacccATAAAAGTTATATAACATGAATCAAAATTGCAAACCAGTTACCAGAAATTAGCCAAAATTAACCAGGAATTTCATAGAGAATATGAGCATGGAGAAGGGAGACAGAGGGATGGAACTATGAAGGTAGGATGGTATATTGAACTATGAGCCAAAGGCCCTTGCTTTAATCCTGATTCTGTGATTTATTAACTATGCGACTTTTCTGAATTGTCTCATTGCAAGAAATGAGGATAGCCAACTGCTCTGCCTTACTGAATGTTTGAGAAAATAAGTCTATAAACTCTTCTTTTTAACTATAAAGGGTGAAATCTTTTGAGGCTGCTAAAGCATGGTCCCTGACATTATAAGCCTTTAGTCTAGTGAGGAAGACGAGCAACTCAGCAATGAGAGAGTGAGGTAAGGGCTACGATGAGAGGAGCTTTGAAAGTAAAGAGGATGGACATCTAAACTAAACAGGACTATGGTGAAGTCCGGACAAGGTTTCCCAAAAGAGGCCACATCAAAATGCTGAAGAGTgggagtctttttttaaaaaaaagaaaggggcaaTCCAGGTAATAAGAATAGAATAAACAAATGGCAAGGAGTTAGACAAGGCAGCGTGAAGTTGTGATACAGAAGCAGGCAGTTAATAGGTTCCTCAAGGGCCTTGTAAGCCAATAGAATTCTAACTTAAAAAATGTAGGCCCTTAAAGCTCTCAAGCTCAAGCTCAAGGAAAAGGGCCAAGGGCAGCCCTGAATCCCAGGGTTAAACAAAGGGAAAGCCTGAGGAAGGAATGCGGACCGTGTCAGCCCTGCCTAGGGACCCACGGGGCGTGGGAGGCTGCGCGGCAGGAATACCGGCCCCTCCTAGACACCCGGGTTCGCCCTGGGGTGAACTTCCGAGATGCCGGAGGCTGGGACCGCGCACGCCAGGCTCCTGGCGGAAGCATAACCAGAGAGCCGGAGCAGCCCAGCCCTCCCACTCCCCAGGACGCTGCCCGAGCTGAGTGGCACGGGGATGCCCCCCCGCACCCGGGCGCTCGCGGCCAGAGCCCACCCAGCACCAAGAGGGCCAACTTACAGCTCCCACGCCAGGGAAATTCTTCGGTTACCATGGCAACGCCGCAGACGGCCAGCGCTGCGTCTTGCCCAGCTCAGTGATTCCGGCTGCGCGCCAGGGTCAAAGTTGTAGCAAAATACCGGAAGCAAGGGGGGTAAGCCCAGGGGAGCTGATTAAAGGAGTTTCGGACGGTTGCCTGGGGATTGTTTTTTAATATTGGGTAATATGGTgtaatttatttagaatttaaaaagtaattttaaaaaaataaggtgagaggaggggatgtggctcaaagcGGTTGAGCGATTGCCTCCCACAAGGGATGTCCCAGTTTGGGTTCTGGTGTCTCCCAAAaatcaaaaacaagcaaaaccaagggaaaaaaaacaactcaggtgCGCCTGTGTGGCTTATCGGTAGAGCGCGGGCTTCCTACAACAAGGCcctgggttaaatccctggcccaatacctcaaaaaataataaataaaaaataaatcagtacacaaaaaaaaatttttttaaaggtgaacACATTGGTTGCACCGCCCTTAGTCTTACCTTAGGCCTTTAAACCAAATAATTTCCCAAAAATATGAGGTTATGTTTTTAAAACTACCAGATACTAATTTTAACTGACAGCTTGCTTACTTTCCTAGTCAATGGTCATCTTTTTCCTGTAGTTTATGGTCATTATCTTCTACAAGTAGTTTCCTGACTCACAAGTTTCCCCACTAGTGCCAgtcatggcagaagagaaaggaactTTTCAACCACATTCCTCCTGATTCAGGGAATCAAGATCCAAACCAGGTGAGGGTGTGCAGGGCCGTCAAAAGAAACCAGTGGAGAAGGGCTAAATTTACCCAGTATATAAATATTTGCATCTAACACAGAATGAAACTCTGAAGACAGAGTTTTTGTATGGaaggcaaatatttattttactatttatgcAAAGAACTCATCAAGGAAGAGGTAGTATTTTAGAGGATCTCTGAACAATGGGGCTGAAGGCTGAAGAGcctagtttgtgtgtgtgtgtgtgtgtgtgtgtgtgtgtttttaggagACAACACAGATTGAACCTAGAACTTCATACAtggaaaacaggtgctcaaccatttgagctacatctactccccagaaTAGCCTagctttaaaattaatatttgacCAAAAACCCAAATATAACCATCATAATCTGAATTTCTGGAATACAAGAATttgaaggttttttaaaaatttaattatttttagaattCTGTTATTCAAATAAATTGTGGTAGTCAAAATTTTAGAGTTTGATATTATAGGCCAACAATTTTTCAGCTGCTAGTTTGCGCCCACAGTCATCATATAGCACATTTGCTTGACTAAATCCTCATTTTCTACTGAAATTGGTGGAAAAGCAAGActtattttaggtatttcatttccattgtgttctttctctctttttttctaatagTCTATCTTTGTATGAGTGTTTATGTGTTTTATTATGTCTGCATGGAAGATGGCATGATGGATAATTGTGCCGGATTGTACATGATTCTGTTTTCAATTCATCTTCATAATATGTGAAGAGTTCTCAAATATAACTGTTTCTTGAAAATCTTAAACGGAATTAAACTACAAATTTAATAGAGctcttaaagattatttttaatgcTCTGAATGCTAATACCAATGTTATGATGATTGGAAtaataatgtaatttatttttatattgccttatattattaatatcttaacATTTGCAAGATCAAAAAGGATTCAGTGGTTTTCTTTAAATTATGTAGCTAATGTACTCCCTCTTGTTGTATTAACTCTCAACCTATTTCCAAACTTAGCTACTTGaaaattcataattatttttattcattaaattaGCAGCTTTCACAATCATAATTACTGTACCATTTTATTCTTgcaacaataaacatttatatttcAAATGGCTGATAGAATTGCAACATATAAAGCATACATGGAAATTTGTGTTACACTGATCAGATATGTTGGGAACCGGAGTAATTATATGATCATCAATTACACACAAGTTCCATGATGCCAGTAGTGACAATGAAGTGAGGATtcacattttatctttttaaaggcCAAGGCCAAAAGCAGAGCCAAGTAGATATTAGTCATTAGTCATCTACCAAGGGGAAAACAAACTTCCATGCACTCGTTAATACAGGCATAACTCGTTTTATTGCACTTCATCGATATTGCATGTTTTACagattgaaggtttgtggcaaccctgctcAGGCAAGActatcagtgccatttttccaacagcatgtgttcacttcatgtctctgagtcacattttggtaattctcacaatgtttcaaactttttcatttttatcatatcTGTTATGGGTGATCACTGATCTCTGATGTAACTACTGCAATTGTTTCGTGGTATCACAAACTGCCCAGATAAGCGGGCAAACTTAATCAAAACGTGTTGTTTGTGTTCTGAATGCTTCATAAACCAGCTGttcctccatctctctccctctgctcagACTTCCCTCTTCTATGAGATACAGCAATATTGACCTTAGGCCATTTAATAACCCTGCAAAGGCCTCTAAGTGCGCAAGTGAAAGAAGAGTCATACAACTCTGACttgaaatcaaaagctagaaatgattaagcttagggAGGAAGGCATGTCGAAAGTCAAGATAGGACAAAAGCTAGGTATCTTGCTCCAAACAGTTAGCCAAGTtgcaaatgcaaaggaaaagttcttgaggTGATACTCCACTATCTATTAATCCTTGGGAAACTGCTGTGATTAAGAATGCATGTACTCTTTTCAGCTTGGAGGAGGCCAGGGTGCAACTTTCTTCTGTCGTCCAGCATCGGGGTTCATCCGACACCAACCGCCTCTGCCATGCCGCACAAGTTCAACCCCAATGAGATCCAAGTCATGTACCTGAGGTGCACCGGTGGGGAAGTCAGTGCCACGTCTGCCCTGGCCCCCAAGATCGGCCCCCTTGGTCTGTCTCCAAAGAAGGTTGGTGATGACATTGCCAAGGCAACTGGTGACTGGAAAGGTCTAAGGATTACAGTGAAACTGACAATCCAGAACAGACAGGCCCAGACCGAGGTGGTAACTTCTGCCTCTGCCCTGATCATCAAAGCCCTTAAGGAACCACCCAGAGACAGGAAGAAGCAGAAAAACATTAAGCACAGTGGAAATATCACTTCTGATGAGATCATCAGCATTGCGCGACAGATGCGGCACCAATCTTTAGCCAGAGAACTCTCTGGAATCATTAAGGAGATTCTGGGGACTGCCCAGTCTGTGGGCTGCAATGTGGATGGCTGCCACCCTCGTGACATCACAGATGACATCAACAGTGGTGCCGTGGAATGCCCAGCTAGTTAAGaactacaaaggaaaatatttcaataaatgatcatttgacagccaaaaaaaaaaaaaaaaaaaagaatggatgtactaattataaaaatgtgctgtcatcagttcGTAACAAATGGTCcaaaccaatgcaaggtgttggtggtagggtggtgtatgggaatcctgtattttatgcacaattattctctaaacccacaacttctctaataaagggaaaaaaatgttttttaaaaaagtgctactccaataaacacatgaatgataagaaagcaaaacatcCTTTTTACTGACAattgagaaagttttagtggtctggataaaAGACcaaaccagtcacaaaagaacccttaaaccaaagcctaagccagagcaaggccctaactctcctgaattctatgaaggctgggagaggtgaggaaactgcagaaataaaatttgaagctagcagaggttggtacatgtggtttaaggaaagaagccaccTCCATGACATAAAAGTGCAAGATGAAGCAGCAAATGCTGACTTAGAAGCTGCAgtaagttatccagaagatctagctaagataattgataaAGGTAGCTACACTGAACAACAGATTTTAAATGTAGATGAAACAACCTTCTATTGAAAAAAAGATGCCGTCTAAGACTTTCATAACTAAAGAGAAGAAGTCAATGACTgtcttcaaagcttcaaaggacagactgactctcttgttaggggctaatgctgctggtgactttaagttgaagctgATGCTCATTTACTATTATGAAAAttctagggcccttaagaatcaTGATAAATCTACTCTGGCTGTGCtctataaatgaaacaacaaaatcTGGATATCAGCACATCTgcttacaacatggtttactaaatatttgaagcccactgttgagacctactgctcagaaaaaaaaatatttatttcaaaatattacagCTCATTGACAATGCAC includes the following:
- the LOC131280927 gene encoding large ribosomal subunit protein uL11-like, which codes for MPHKFNPNEIQVMYLRCTGGEVSATSALAPKIGPLGLSPKKVGDDIAKATGDWKGLRITVKLTIQNRQAQTEVVTSASALIIKALKEPPRDRKKQKNIKHSGNITSDEIISIARQMRHQSLARELSGIIKEILGTAQSVGCNVDGCHPRDITDDINSGAVECPAS